A single genomic interval of Armigeres subalbatus isolate Guangzhou_Male chromosome 1, GZ_Asu_2, whole genome shotgun sequence harbors:
- the LOC134206974 gene encoding uncharacterized protein LOC134206974 — translation MSASSSGCSESTNFNAIQDDELQHTTQSSVATTFASNVSTDLREHHMFLSTALVSIKDCNGQSYLARALLDSGSQTNLISERLCQILKLPRKKVNVPISGIGNSLMQVSHSITATIFSRTTNYAVPMDFLVLKKVTNDQPSATIPIGSWNLPSDMNLADPGFNKRGSIDLLLGLEYFSEFLLLNDGRVQIKNLGDRLPLFIHTVFGWIAAGKADLGSIMPLSSYHVAIDNQLDEAIERFWKIEEIRDAPKQTPEEMDYEAHYAATVERNEQGRYVVGLPKRDCFAERIGESKSMALRRLVQLERRFKEDPGLHARYNKAIQEYLDNDHLRLVPLAEEGSERRIVCYLPHHPVYKETSTTTKIRPVFDGSAKTTSNSLLNDLLLTGPVIQETLFNLLLRFRKHKLALVCDVEKMYLQVLVHHEDRSLMRFVYRFSTSDPISTYEFQQVTFGLSSSSFLAIITLRQLAFDEGAALQQAKTALEEDFYDDYIGGADSVETAIQLRKDLQQLLAKGGFRLRKWNSNIKEVLFGMPEEDLGIERTLTFDKEESVKTLGVTWNPGIDYLLMSRILQ, via the coding sequence ATGTCCGCGTCGAGTTCCGGTTGCTCAGAATCGACTAATTTCAACGCGATCCAAGATGATGAGCTACAGCATACGACGCAGAGCTCAGTAGCTACGACTTTTGCGTCCAACGTTTCAACGGATCTGCGAGAGCATCACATGTTTTTATCGACGGCGTTGGTCTCCATAAAAGATTGCAACGGGCAATCATATTTAGCGAGAGCGCTTTTGGATAGCGGTTCCCAGACCAACCTTATTTCGGAACGATTATGTCAAATACTGAAGCTACCGAGGAAGAAAGTCAACGTACCCATTTCCGGCATTGGGAACTCCCTGATGCAAGTGTCACACTCCATAACTGCAACGATATTTTCACGTACTACCAACTATGCCGTTCCCATGGACTTCCTAGTGTTGAAGAAAGTTACGAACGACCAACCATCGGCGACGATTCCAATAGGAAGCTGGAACCTCCCATCGGATATGAATTTAGCGGATCCTGGTTTTAACAAACGTGGATCCATCGATCTTCTTCTTGGATTGGAatacttttctgaatttttgctGTTAAACGATGGACGCGTGCAAATCAAAAACTTAGGTGATAGGCTCCCTCTTTTCATACACACAGTTTTCGGTTGGATAGCGGCTGGAAAGGCTGATTTAGGAAGCATAATGCCCCTCTCTAGTTATCATGTTGCAATCGATAATCAACTTGATGAGGCTATTGAACGGTTTTGGAAAATTGAGGAGATTCGCGATGCACCCAAGCAAACACCAGAGGAAATGGATTACGAAGCACACTATGCAGCAACTGTCGAAAGGAACGAGCAAGGACGCTATGTGGTAGGTCTCCCAAAACGGGATTGTTTCGCTGAAAGAATAGGTGAGTCGAAAAGCATGGCATTACGTCGATTAGTACAACTGGAAAGGCGTTTCAAGGAAGACCCAGGACTCCATGCGCGGTACAATAAAGCCATTCAGGAATATTTGGACAACGATCATTTGAGACTTGTGCCTCTAGCAGAAGAAGGAAGTGAAAGACGAATCGTTTGCTATTTACCTCATCATCCCGTCTATAAGGAAACAAGCACAACAACCAAAATTCGTCCAGTGTTCGACGGTTCAGCCAAAACTACGAGCAATTCCTTGCTGAACGATTTACTTCTAACGGGACCTGTAATTCAGGAAACTCTTTTCAATTTATTGCTCAGATTTCGGAAACATAAGTTGGCGCTGGTTTGTGACGTTGAAAAAATGTACCTCCAAGTTTTGGTTCATCATGAAGATAGGTCATTAATGCGTTTTGTATATCGCTTTTCTACATCTGACCCCATCTCGACGTATGAATTTCAACAAGTTACGTTTGGTTTGTCGTCATCGTCCTTCCTAGCGATTATTACGTTGCGTCAGTTGGCATTCGACGAAGGAGCCGCTTTGCAACAAGCGAAGACAGCACTCGAGGAAGACTTCTATGACGATTATATCGGTGGAGCAGATTCCGTGGAAACGGCGATTCAGCTGAGGAAAGACTTACAGCAGTTGTTAGCTAAAGGTGGGTTCCGTCTAAGAAAGTGGAATTCTAATATCAAGGAAGTTCTGTTCGGAATGCCCGAGGAAGATTTGGGCATTGAGCGCACCTTGACATTCGATAAGGAGGAAAGCGTCAAAACATTGGGAGTAACGTGGAATCCAGGAATCGATTATCTATTGATGTCACGAATTCTACAATGA